One Halioglobus japonicus DNA segment encodes these proteins:
- the aspT gene encoding aspartate-alanine antiporter — translation MLGYIFDTLRSNPELAIFLTLGIGYAIGRIRIGNFELGSVTGVLLAGIVVGQLGITIDPLVKSVFFIMFLFAVGYGVGPQFVHGIATDGAPQALFAVVITVLCLLSVYIAAVVAGYDVGFAAGLLAGSQTISASIGLATDAINNLDISSEEKQTMLNHIPVAYAVVYLWGTIGTGLILSVLGPKLLRIDLAEECKRYEREMSGGHPPEAGQTAWHQVEMRAYQLHQEWPVGKTIAHAEAQHEGVRVFTQRIRRDGTILEFDEDTVFQAGDIVAVSGKREVIVALGNNHQEVEDRELLDVPTERVNLVITHKGYAGKTIIDLAREKFTRGVYLNKITRGATSVEIPLLPLTEIHRGDILTIVGTRKDTSRVVNAMGYADRPSSETDMVWVGLAIAIGGLIGALTLPVGGVPVTLSTSGGALIAGILLGWLRGVHPTFGAVPSGALWMMNSVGLNVFIAVVGITSGPTFIAGLQEVGFGIFFWGIFATSVPMLLAPLIGKYIFKFDPAINLGACGGARTSTASVAMVGDVAKSNVPMLGYTVPYAVANTTLTLWGLVIVLMLA, via the coding sequence ATGCTCGGGTACATCTTCGACACACTGCGCTCCAACCCCGAGCTCGCCATTTTTCTGACACTTGGCATCGGTTACGCCATTGGCCGGATTCGCATCGGCAACTTTGAGCTTGGCTCTGTGACAGGTGTATTACTGGCCGGCATTGTGGTGGGTCAGCTGGGCATAACGATCGACCCACTGGTCAAATCCGTCTTCTTTATCATGTTCCTGTTTGCCGTCGGTTACGGCGTGGGACCTCAGTTTGTGCACGGCATTGCTACCGACGGTGCACCCCAGGCCCTGTTCGCTGTCGTCATCACCGTGCTGTGCCTGCTATCGGTTTATATCGCTGCCGTCGTCGCTGGCTATGACGTGGGCTTCGCCGCTGGACTTCTAGCCGGTTCGCAAACCATTTCAGCATCTATAGGCCTGGCCACCGATGCCATCAATAATCTGGATATCAGCTCCGAAGAAAAGCAGACCATGCTCAATCACATCCCGGTGGCTTACGCGGTTGTTTATCTCTGGGGCACGATTGGCACGGGGCTTATTCTGTCAGTGCTCGGGCCCAAGCTGCTGCGCATTGATCTGGCCGAAGAGTGCAAGCGCTATGAGCGAGAAATGTCAGGCGGCCACCCACCCGAGGCCGGACAAACCGCCTGGCACCAGGTAGAGATGCGCGCCTACCAGTTGCACCAGGAGTGGCCAGTGGGTAAGACCATCGCCCACGCCGAGGCCCAGCACGAAGGTGTACGGGTGTTCACCCAGAGAATTCGTCGCGATGGCACTATTCTGGAGTTCGACGAAGACACCGTGTTTCAAGCTGGTGACATCGTTGCCGTCTCTGGCAAGCGCGAGGTTATTGTCGCGCTGGGCAACAACCACCAGGAAGTTGAGGACCGCGAACTGCTCGACGTGCCCACGGAGCGGGTCAACCTCGTGATTACCCACAAAGGCTACGCCGGCAAAACCATCATCGATCTGGCCCGCGAAAAGTTCACCCGCGGTGTCTACCTGAACAAGATCACTCGCGGCGCTACATCGGTGGAGATACCGCTCCTCCCCCTCACAGAAATTCACAGAGGCGACATTCTGACCATCGTCGGCACCCGCAAGGACACCAGTCGAGTGGTTAACGCCATGGGCTATGCCGACCGTCCCAGCTCCGAAACAGATATGGTCTGGGTGGGACTTGCCATCGCCATTGGCGGCCTGATCGGCGCGCTCACCCTGCCCGTAGGAGGTGTACCCGTCACGCTGTCCACCTCTGGCGGCGCGCTGATCGCCGGCATTCTGCTCGGCTGGCTGAGGGGCGTACACCCCACCTTTGGCGCTGTACCATCCGGCGCCCTCTGGATGATGAACTCTGTCGGGCTGAACGTATTTATTGCCGTGGTCGGCATTACCTCTGGCCCGACGTTTATCGCAGGCCTGCAGGAGGTGGGCTTTGGCATTTTCTTCTGGGGCATCTTCGCCACGTCCGTGCCCATGCTCCTGGCGCCACTCATCGGCAAATACATCTTCAAGTTTGATCCCGCGATTAACCTCGGCGCTTGCGGCGGCGCCAGAACCAGCACTGCGTCGGTCGCCATGGTGGGCGACGTGGCCAA